TGGGCTGAGTTACGTAACACGTACACTCAACTTTCAAGCACGTCACTCTTACTTAAGAACAACTCCTCTGGAGTCTTCACCTAACAAAAATCCTCATCCGTTTGACGCCTGTTAACTTCTTTGGATTATTATCCACGTAACCACTTTCAAACTATAAAGTATTAATACAATAAATATTGGAGTGAATTTGCTCAAAATCCTAAAAAAGTTGGATATTAGGGATTTGCCATAGGAAGTGGGGAAAATAGTAGTGATGGGGGAAGAAAATTGGGGGATTTAGTGTGTGGAATGCAAATAGGGTGAGTTTGGTGTGTAGGGAGTGCAAATAGGGTTGTTGTAATAACAATACAAATAGCGTCGACATTTTGACTTGTAAACTTTGAATTTAAAACGCCCATGAACAAACTCAATATTCCACGTTCACACGGCCACCACAGAGAAACTCAAGTCATCTCTAAACGCACGTTTCAAATCGCTAAAACTAACGTCTGAGCACGCAACGATAAGTCTCTCTCCCGCGTGACCTCTAGCGTCTGCGTTACGCAGAGTCCTCCACTTACAGAGCTTCCCTCCTTCCATCTCAGCCGCAACGATCTCTCCCGTCTCCGCCGCGTTATGCACATAAACCATATCTCCCACCGCGTCGAACGCTATCGACGCTAACGGCCAATCAGAATCGATCCCTCTGAGTCTCTCCAGACACTCCTCAGGCATCGATCCAATCGATTCGAATTTCAATCTCTTCCCCGATTCGGCGGGAACCACTACCACTTCCCACAGTTCGATCCCCGTCGGATCATCCTCGTCTCCCGTGATTCCCGCCATGAGGAGACGGTTACCGGCGAATCCGATCGCGCGCGAGTATAATCTACAGCCGTCGGGAGAGAAATCGAGAAGCTCCGTCCATGACTTCGTCTCCGGATCGAAGCGACACGCAACGCCCGATCTCTTCTCCGTCACGTACATCGTTCCCGCGCTTACCGCGACGGAGAGCCACGTGGACGACGCGGATCCCGAGAGGCACTGCGGCATCGACTCGCATCTCTCCCACGCCGCTTCTTCTTCATCGCCGGATCCGACGTCGAGCAGCTCGACGGCGAGTCTATCGTCCTCGAACTCGCAGACGCCGCCGGCAACGATCAGACGCCTCCCGACGACGGCGGCGATCGGATCGATCCTCCAGACTCTCGTCGGCGCCACGTGTCGCCAGGTGAGGTGAAACGCGTCGAGTGAGAAGGAGAATCTCGCCGGGGAGAGCGCGTAGAGCAGCGTGGAGTGGGAGGATCGAGCGGCGGAGACGTGTTCGAcgggagatgatgatgatgcggTTGTGAGCTCGATCCACCTCTCGGACTTGGGATCGTACGCCGTCGCCGTCGCCGCCATGGTGTACGGTGGATGCGTCCTCTGTTTGTAGAGGAACAGCCACGGCGTGGACTTGAGGCGGTTGAGGGAGAAGAAGACGGCGCGGTTCCAGGATTTGGACACGTGGCAGGCGGAATCGAGGTCGAGGAGTGGCAAGCTTGAGAGGATGGAGGCGAGTATGTCTCCGTCTATGGAACATTCTTCTTCGGCGTTCTTCTTATTCTTATTCTCCATCAAGACTTTTGTAAACGATTTCGATAATGCAGATACGATCGGAGTAGGAAAGGTCATTTACGAGGCAGGAGACGTTTGGTCATCTTCGAGCCTTTATAAagactttttgttttattcagGTCATACTATACGATAATGTCTTGACACATACGTCCAATACTACTGCATTGTCAATATTCGAAATGAAATGATATAAAATGAGTTATTTCATCAAttgtaaaagtttttttttttaccatttacCTTGAAAAGAATAGAATAgttatttttgacaaaaaaagaatagaaTAGTTATTTCATCAAATCCCAcaagaagataaataaaatacaaaggAAATTATTTCACaacaaatttgattaaaaatgaatgaaataaatatattacattCTTTTCTGTCTCATGCATGTTATCCATCTGGCTTTTGTCATCAAATGATCACCGGACTTTGTCATATCTCGATCGGGGACCATTTAGGACGTGATCATAATCCGGTCACGGAaggtaaataattaaaaaaaattgaaattgatgAAATACATTTCATATCCATTTGCagtcattaaattttattccaTCAATTTCTAAACATATTTATCAGTTACTATTTCAATTCACTAAAGGTAGTAAATTGATTATCATTTACCACCAATCACGTAAAATTGGTGAAATGACTATTTCAATTCACTAAaggtaaataattaaaaaaattgaaattgatgAAATACATTCCATATCCAGTTGCAGTCACTAAATTTTATTCCATCAATTTCTAAACATATTTATCAGTTACAATTTTCGATCATATCGTAGTAAAAATGGAAGTGATTTCACCGTGAAAAAAGCAGTAAAACACTTATGGTGGTGCCCAAGACAAATCAATTTACCATTATTGTACTACCAAATctcaaaatattataagttCACAAAAGACAAGTTAATATACCATTTATTGTACTACCTCAAATCTCAAAATAGAACAAGTTCACAAATAAAGGGAAGCAAGAAAAAAGATGCAAAGACTTGCAATACAAGAATAGAAGTTTGCGTTTATATAGCGTAGTAATAAACGACATATGAtctgttatattatttttgttgttgttgtgataTGACgtatacttatatataaaaactttatttaaagTTGTCAAAATTTGGATTGTcaaaaacttataaaacaaaaccaattgATTATTAGTGAATTTGATTCTTGTTTTTTATATGCCGGAAGAAAAACTAGCTTGAATGAAAATAAACCAGGACTCATGGGGGAAGAAAAAACTAGCTTGAGTGAAAATAAACCAGGACTCATGAACCAAACCTTTATAATAAACTAGTGAAAATAAACTAGAAagactttttgttttattcagGTCATACTATACGATAATGTCTTCATACATACGTCCAATTTATTGAGGTGAAGCATTATGGTTGTATAATATTTACTACTGCATTgtcaatattttaaatgaaatagattatgacccgctcgaccgagcggaagttaattttttttatctttgtttttactaaatgttatacatgatcacaatgtgtattaatataaaattttgataaataacaatgtgtactaatgtgtttaaataagcaatgtgtttaattaataaatttgttttttaaaatttatgataacgtaaagtagattttttctatattatttaaaatatatagtgctatatattttgtattttcaacatttatcatacaaaacttacattggcgtattatttatatgaaaatatgtgtaacataatatatttatatattatataaacatatgcacatccggacgggttttattttttaaaatatattctatattgtttagttttatatagtatcaagtttgtataattcaattttgtgtttaaagaacaatatcaaaactgtctttcgtatgtaaaaataacactttgcaagcggagttgtgtctttttattgaacacaaaattttatataaaacttatgtttttttgtacattacgaaatttaaatttttaaaataattattacgtaatttcaaagtgaattttatctctgagatctaatatattttgtgtgtaatggttcaaagcattttcgatatatattatatttcagtttggtttgtttttagtattattgtataagtataatactataaaatattactatattctatacaatatatgaagctatgtgttatttgttttagaaagtagattagacccaacgtagttataagaatagtcatatttttatgtatgtgtctatgacttatctacctaatgttattcgtactaataaaattaatatggccaatgaaagtatactgatcaatttaaaatgaattgtatagggtaattatagaacgattaatatttttagtattcttagtatatatcttatttaaatcgacatgtaataaatgtaaaaatcatatatggaatatggacaaaaagaagaactgtatttaaggaaatacatcaatgcaaagttagactatgatacatattatatataaagaatgagacatttaatttaaatatatgaagtccatctttaaaaatctacctagaagaagttgtaatgttcctgttttaataagatagatgatataAAATGAGTTATTCCATCAATTgtaaaagttctttttttttttaccatttccCTTTAAGAGAATAGAATAGTCATTTCATCAAATCTCacaaatagataaataaattacaaaGTAAATTATTCAACTACAAATTTGATTAAGAATGAATGAAATGAATATATTACATTCTTTTCTATTTCATGCATGTTATCCATTTGGCTGTAAGTGGTAAATGATATTCTCTtcgttttaaaaagatacatattttagatttttcatatatatttaaaatatattaaattttaattgtaaatgtattgttttttataaatatcaaattttcataatttttagcTAATAGAAGTAGAAATGATTTCACCGTGAAAAGGCAGTAAAACGCTCCTGCCGGTCCTCAAGACAAATCAATATACCATTATTGTACTACCAAATCtcaaaatattgataaatcaCTCATAGTACAGTATGTTGGTTTTAGATGTTTTTCAAAGATTTCTTCCACGTGAGTTTGACTAACTCATTCGTTAAATTCAACTCTTTtttacacccaaaaaaaaaaatctcaaaatattataagttCACAGACAAGACAAGTTAATATACCAATTATTGTACTACCTCAAATCTCAAAATAGAACAAGTTCACAAATAAAGGGAAGCAAGAAAAAAGATGCAAAGACTAGCAATACAAGAATAGAGGTTTATGTTTATATAGCGTAGTAATAAAAGACATATGATCTGTTATATtccttttttgttgttgtgatatgacatatacttatatataaaataattatttaaagttgtCAGATTTTGGATTGTCAAAAACTTATAACACAAAACCAATGgaaaaattgtcatttaaatcattaattttcaaatttggtcgaaaaaaatatgaattttcacTTGAACCATTTAAAGCACAAATTTAGTTTGAATAGACATTTTAAACCTCAACTTAatttgactaaaccaaattaaatacGATGTTAACTCAGGTAACAGACTGATTTAATAGAGTTAACCACCGtttctaattttctttaaatcctTGAAActcgttttaaattttttaaaaatgttcttTCAGAAGTTCGTGGCCAGAGGTACAATTAAATCAAAGCCTAACCACTAAGCTACATACAATTTTATTAACTTATATAGATACTAACCtttgttaaattaaataacataaaattcaaattaaaagcAACTGAACAGTTTAGGCTTAGACTGATAAAATCTCTGAACTGCTCTTGGTTCGATGCGTTATCTGGGATGAGGAAGTTTAGGCTTAGACTGATAAAATCTCTGAACTGATAAAATCTCTGAACTGCTCTTGTGTTCCTATCCAAATGGGTATCTActaagttttattattatttacaatCCTAAGGAAGGATAAAATATCTGtatttaaatttgattcattatttgtttcaactaaaaccaaaaaaatcctGATATATGTAACTCTACGAAGTAAATATAATACTAATTTGAAATGTCCataaaaaacaaatcacaaatattaatacTTTTAGAAACGGATTTCTGATCCATCTGATCcgttatatgcatatatatacatatatctaaataattaaatatatataacttctataatattatatttatataatgtttacaatatttttatttattaaacttattatattagttattagaattttaataagtaataatttttattttgcaataagagattttattttgtaataaaataattttattttacatcatttttgattttttcttcattttaatttgtattttatttgtatgGATCGAATTAAATATCCatttacaaatctaattttttttagatatccAGAATACTGAATAACCAAATGGATATAGATCAAATtaaattagataattgattattcGGATAAAACGTGTTGAATCACAAACACCTccaatttttttgatatttttgttctGTGCTCACCTCTGATCCTTATATCTATCCAccatttaaaatcataaatgcAACATTTGACTATTTATGGACTGTATTTTAAGATTAgtgtatttttttgatttttgtcaaaaaaaaaagtgtaccTTATCCATGGTTTGAGATATCGAGCAGGGCAATAAAAGTGGACCcgaatgtttattttaataaagcTACATTCCACCACATATATGATATTAAGGACCACAGCTGCTCGCGAGAAAGATGTACATGCATGACGAAAAAAATGAGATCTCAAATTAGATCGATAGCTATTCATACAGCCTACATGATAAGGCTCGACAATGATATGTCATTAATACTTTGAATTTCATGGATGATGAtttctaacattttttatttttggtgacAACCATAGTGTGATTTTCCAAAGATTTTTAGGCCGAAAGATCTTTGGAATCGACGTTTTCTTACCACTTAAGACATTTCGGGTGGCTAAAGAGAATCGAACCCAGTGTTGTACTCACAGCTGTTATCCATTTACCACTAGATCAAGACCACTTGGTTATGATTTCTAACATACtcgtatatatttttatggaGCATCAGCAATCAAGATCATCTCTAAGGAAATGTTTTACGGGTTACGAACTAATAAGTCATGTCAGGCAAAGTTTTTAGCAATCAAAACGAATATGAGTAAGGCTTATGATCGAGTAGAATGAAGCTTCCTCCAACGGATTCTATTAAAAATGGGTTTCTCGTCAGATTGGGTTGCATTGATGATGCAATGTATCTCTTCGGTCAGTTACAAGGTATTACTAAATGGACAGCCTAAGGGGGTATATAGTCCCCGAGCGAGGGTTACGACAAAGAGATCTTTTATCACcctacttatttattttatgtacagAAGCTCTTATTGCTAACATTAGAAAggaagagagagataagaggtTAACTGGTCTAAAGGTAGCCCGGGCATGTCCACCAATTTCTCATTTGCTTTTTGTGGacgataatttatttttttgtaaggcGACTGTGCAGGAATGTCGAGTAATTCTAAAGATACTTAAAGACTACGAGAGGGCATCAGACAAcaaattaatttcttaaaatcatcGATCCAGTTTGGTCACAAGGTTACAGAAGAGACCAAAGTGATTATTCACGATTTGCTAGGTATCTCCAATCTAGGAGGTATGGGAAATTATCTGGGAATCCCACAGAGTCTCGGtggatcaaaaatttaaatttttggcTTTTTAAATGAAAACGTCAATAAGAAGGTTAATAGCGGGACAATTCGTTTTCTCACAAGAGGGGGTAAAGAAGTCTTAATTAAATCAGTGTCTTCAGCTATGCAAACGCATGTCATGTCCTGCTTCAGACTCCCAAAAGGGATTACTAAAAAGATTACAAGCACCACAGCACATTTCTGGTGGGGAGGCAGCGGAAATAAATAAGGTATCCATTGGTTCTCATGGGACAAAATGTGTACACACAAGGAAGAGGGAGGCTTGAGTTTTAGAGATCTACAAGATGTTAATACGGCATTATTGGCAAAACAACTATGGCGACTAATAGATAAGCCGGATTGTTTATTTTCGAAGGTGTTTAAAGGAAGGTATTTCTGAAATTCTCATCCACTGGATGATCACAGATCTTACTCCTCATCTTATGGGTGGAGAAGTATCTGCTccgctagatctctggttaaaaAATGGCTAATCAAAAGAGTTGGTACCGGGCAATCGATTTCTGTTTGGAACGATCCCTGGATCCCGGCTCCTCGCCCGAGATCAGCACTACAAAAAAATCCTGTTCAATTTCTAAATCCATCTCTAATGGTGAAGGACCTCATCAATCCACTAGATATGTCTTGGAATGTAAATTTGCTTAATGCATACATACATCCGGATGATGTTAAGATCATCAGAGGTATGGCGGTCAGCCGGAATCAACGGCCTGATAAATATGGCTGGGCGTTCACGGAATCTGGGAAATATTCGGTTAAATCAGGATTTCGAACGGAAAGCCTATACCCTGATAAGGGACCAAGGATAACACCTTTTGGACCAAATATCAAACCTTTACTGGCTTTTTCATGGAAACTAAATTGCTCACCAAAATTGCAGTATTTTATTTGGCAGATACTATCCAGAATTTTACCAGtgttaaaaattttaaagacACGTAGTATTGAATGTGATCTTCGATGTAATATTTGTGGAGCTGAGGAAGAAACAGTAAATCATGTTCTTTTTGAATGCCCACCAGCTTTACAAACATGGGCCTTATCAAGGATCCCATCTTCCCCCGGAGTTTTTCCTTCTACATCAGTTTATACAAGTTTGGATTATCTCTTCTGGAGGCTTCCGAAAGAAGTGGACTCCAACTAttttggtatatttggaagaatAGAAACGACAAGATCTACACAAATAGGAATGGGAATCCCCAGGAGATATTGCGGAAAGCGGAACTTGAGGAAACACTTTGGACAGAGGCACAATTATTGATACCAACCCCTCACGAGAATGTTCAGTCTTCCACCGATTGGCAAACTTTGGGATCAACCAGGGTATGTTTTGtcgatggatcttggaaggaacAAGATGTTTTCACTGGACAAGGATGGTATTGCCGAAAGATAGATTCAGAGGACAAGATAATGGGGGCAATGAATCTCCGACGTAGCATATCTCCTTTACACGCAGAATGTGAAgcgctgatttgggcaatggagtgcatgaagaccctACAGTTCTCAGATGTAGTTTTTGCAACGGACTgctctcagttggtgaagatggtgtcctcACCTGAAGAATGGCCAGCATTCACTACGCACATGGAGGAATTTCGCCGTAATAAGACTTTCTTCCATAATTTTAAGATCCGACATATTCTAAGGGCACAAAATACAACGGCGGACAAGCTTGTTCATGGGGCAAGAAATTCACcttcagctatgttatatgtcgattcGATACTTTCGATTTGGCTTTCTGAACCGGCGGAATCACGTTAGAGTAGTtttttgttgtcaaaaaaaaaaaaaaaccattacattagtttaattttctattatttttccTACAACTAActtagttattattaaatatatatcatactaaccaactattttaatattttgaaaagaagatatctaaaaatatattcttaagtatatttttctaatattacattttgataatatcttttatttaaaatataaatataaattcttttaatatttagttttaaaataataaaagtcataattaatattaattataattaaaaacgaactattgattcattttcatttatataataagaaataacaattctataatatttatatatacaaaatttatattcataattaaattactataccagttaataaatataaagtaacttaatccATTTATCagctaatttataaattataaaataacagaataagatatataaactaataaataatttaatgttttaataaatatacacacatatatataaattagaatattaaaaGTAGCTTTCTCTTTTACGAGTGCGTTAATAAACGCGTCGCAGCATAACGTATGATGTAgccattaatttatttatttttgtttggaatAATTAGACACAGACGAAACCATGGTTTAGGAGGAAGCAAGAGATAGACAATATGTAACCACTTTCGTATGGTGCTGTTTTAGTATGTTTCAAATATCGACAGTTTACAcgaaacaaaatatgaaattacaGTTAAAACACTTATGGCTCTCTATTTAAGTTTTTCCCTCAGCTTCCTAACTATCTTGTCAACGGCCAAAGATCCCTCTGGACCCACCGGTTCTAACGACTCATCATCATCGGAACACTCGTCGTCAAAGTCATCGTCTATGTCACTATACACTTCTGGACGGTCCTCGTCATCTACGTAATCCTCAGCACCCTCGTCTCCCGGCAAGACTAAGGCTGTGAAAGTGTGTTCTGCGGCCTGCGAAGTGCCTTCGAACTCTTCCACCTTCTCCAACAGAGCGTCTGGAGCGAGATCAAGCTCTTCCAGGATTACTGCTTTAGACGATTCCACGGCTCGTTTCCAGAGTGAGATCATTTTGGGGCTTGAGATCACTGTACTCTGATCAGACACTGTTTGTTCTTCAGTGGTTTTGTCTGAAACGAAAAGAAGAGATAAAAAGGTTTTATGAGAAAGTAATTTTATAGGTATTAAGCTTGGAATGTGGAGACCCTTTTGCTGTTTTCTTCTGAGTACTCAAAGAGAGTTAGTTATACCTGCATCATCTGCTATGTTGGTCTCAGAGAGGATTGCAGTTAAAGGATTGTTTACAAACCGCGATTTCCAGTCTCGTCCTCTCCACATGAGAATTTGCTCATCGTCAAAAGATAGAAGCACACAAGGAACTAACTCCTGCGAAAAAGATAAGATATGAAGAGACAGCTTGTGAGATACATATAGAAATGTTCAATGATGAAACCTGAGAAACTGCATAGTGAATATGAGACTCAAAGAACAAGAAAGCGGACCTAAGCCAAAGTGAACATGCAACTTCAAGTCGTTCAATGTTTAGATGAGAATATCAACGGAAAGTGATTGCaatgaagaaacaaaaagaaactgtAGGTTTATATAGACCTTAAGCTTAGCGCCAATTTTCTTataatcacttggttcaagtCCTGTGCAATCAACTTTCACCAAGTGACTCAGTTCGAAGGCATCCCTAACATCTTTGACCAGCGACACGTACACTCCATTTTTAGCTGCAACGCAAAACCGAAGAGAAATCAATAGTAAATACTTAGCCAAGTGTCTCACCTCTTCTTGCACCACTAATGTGCCAATTTACTTCAGTTAATGCCCAATTTACTTAGACAAGAAAGACATAACGATAAGATATTACTTACACAACTTGCAAATGGGCTTAAGAGACTTGCCCTTCACCCTCAACTCATGAGCTTCATCTTTGGTCAAACCTTCGGGAACTTCTTGAATGAGCTTTGGATAAACAGGAGCCGCTGGTTTCCACAGCATCAATGGGTACTGAGGACGTGTGCGGTAATTATAATTCCTTCCCCTGAAAAGATACACAACACCTCCAACCCTGTGAATGATCTCTCCTCCTGTCTTTTCCTAGTCAAGAAGTTCAAAAAAGCTGGAAGAGTCAGGTCACATCACCTCACCCAACAGTACACACAATAAACATTAAAGATGGTATCTATCTTATGCTA
The Raphanus sativus cultivar WK10039 chromosome 1, ASM80110v3, whole genome shotgun sequence DNA segment above includes these coding regions:
- the LOC108853745 gene encoding F-box/kelch-repeat protein At1g23390 encodes the protein MTFPTPIVSALSKSFTKVLMENKNKKNAEEECSIDGDILASILSSLPLLDLDSACHVSKSWNRAVFFSLNRLKSTPWLFLYKQRTHPPYTMAATATAYDPKSERWIELTTASSSSPVEHVSAARSSHSTLLYALSPARFSFSLDAFHLTWRHVAPTRVWRIDPIAAVVGRRLIVAGGVCEFEDDRLAVELLDVGSGDEEEAAWERCESMPQCLSGSASSTWLSVAVSAGTMYVTEKRSGVACRFDPETKSWTELLDFSPDGCRLYSRAIGFAGNRLLMAGITGDEDDPTGIELWEVVVVPAESGKRLKFESIGSMPEECLERLRGIDSDWPLASIAFDAVGDMVYVHNAAETGEIVAAEMEGGKLCKWRTLRNADARGHAGERLIVACSDVSFSDLKRAFRDDLSFSVVAV
- the LOC108824994 gene encoding CRS2-associated factor 2, chloroplastic; this translates as MAIVASLPDVNLFSSLPPTPPPSDSPSRSFRPPPPIPIPKYSPSPRNRTQPTKKPQSNPALKLPHRRTKYYKPVKEGVISSDGERAILIGESGVSYQLPGAPFEFQFSYSETPKAKPVGIREPAFMPFAPPTMPRPWTGKAPLKKSKKKVPLFDSFDPPPEGKAGSVKYVEMPGPFPFGRYPKEGMMTRGEVLGEPLKKWEKGMLVKPHMHDNRQVNLGRDGFTHNMLELIHSHWKRRRVCKVRCKGVPTVDMDNVCRVLEEKTGGEIIHRVGGVVYLFRGRNYNYRTRPQYPLMLWKPAAPVYPKLIQEVPEGLTKDEAHELRVKGKSLKPICKLSKNGVYVSLVKDVRDAFELSHLVKVDCTGLEPSDYKKIGAKLKELVPCVLLSFDDEQILMWRGRDWKSRFVNNPLTAILSETNIADDADKTTEEQTVSDQSTVISSPKMISLWKRAVESSKAVILEELDLAPDALLEKVEEFEGTSQAAEHTFTALVLPGDEGAEDYVDDEDRPEVYSDIDDDFDDECSDDDESLEPVGPEGSLAVDKIVRKLREKLK